Proteins found in one Mangifera indica cultivar Alphonso chromosome 15, CATAS_Mindica_2.1, whole genome shotgun sequence genomic segment:
- the LOC123198388 gene encoding transcription elongation factor TFIIS-like, translated as MMEELFSLCEAAKKAALAAAMDNVSENGPEVSNCIDCLKRLKDFPVTGELLVSTAMDKHLRHLKQHKKEKIRLMAEWLLEIWSKKIKDYSSKTKGKFLYIESSKKTQQSDKSTTSAICHQHSSIGSTKLEETGHGKTTSEGSIDSRQFEEAGKNPQKFILKIKMKQSKESCKFEALFKCKDASRVKVREILLVALQKVASEVDGETKQRVNACDPIGVAVLIETEMLKQMGPYNGPKKLKYRSVLFNMNDPNNPDLRRKILLGVVKPERLIQMSSEEMTSDEREIKRIKDKATLGEQTADKKSEEKPDFDEGRWLESFVDLKL; from the coding sequence ATGATGGAAGAACTGTTTTCTCTGTGTGAAGCCGCCAAGAAAGCAGCTCTCGCTGCTGCCATGGACAATGTCTCTGAAAATGGACCAGAGGTTTCCAATTGTATTGATTGTTTGAAGCGCCTCAAGGACTTTCCTGTTACTGGGGAGCTTCTTGTTTCAACGGCAATGGATAAACATCTCCGACATctcaaacaacataaaaaagaaaagattcgATTAATGGCTGAGTGGTTGTTGGAGATATGGAGCAAGAAGATCAAGGATTATTCTTCAAAAACCAAaggtaaatttttatatattgaatctTCCAAGAAAACCCAGCAATCTGATAAATCCACGACATCAGCGATCTGCCATCAACACTCTTCCATTGGTTCAACAAAACTTGAAGAGACTGGCCATGGTAAAACAACTTCTGAAGGTTCAATTGATTCCAGACAATTTGAAGAGGCAGGGAAAAATCCTCAGAAATTCATtttgaagataaagatgaaacaATCGAAGGAATCTTGTAAATTTGAGGCATTATTCAAGTGTAAAGATGCTTCACGTGTCAAGGTTCGTGAAATTCTTCTGGTGGCGTTACAGAAAGTTGCTAGTGAAGTTGATGGAGAAACTAAACAGCGGGTAAATGCTTGTGATCCAATTGGTGTTGCAGTGTTAATCGAAACTGAGATGCTTAAGCAGATGGGACCGTACAACGGGCCTAAGAAACTCAAATACAGATCAGTTTTGTTCAACATGAATGATCCAAACAATCCAGACTTGAGGAGGAAGATTCTTCTTGGGGTGGTTAAGCCTGAGAGACTAATACAAATGAGTTCAGAAGAGATGACAAGTGATGAAAGAGAGATTAAAAGGATAAAAGATAAAGCAACCTTGGGGGAACAAACAGCTGACAAAAAATCTGAAGAGAAACCTGATTTTGATGAAGGAAGATGGTTGGAATCCTTTGTTGATTTGAAGCTTTGA